TAAGTATCGTCTACTTTCTGTAATCATGGGGCCATATCCTGCATTTGCGTAAGCCTCTGCGTGCAGCCATGCACAGAGAATGGTATAATGGCTGGTTTTCAGCCATTATACCATAAAAACAGAGCACCGTTAATAGGTCAACCCGACTTTCGTCATGACATCCCCAAGCAGCATCAAAATGCTAGGGATAGGAATCCCGAGGGAGCGGATGATAGATAAAGCGCAGATAATCGAGAATAAAACGCAATAAATAGTCAGATCGTGCTTGTTCTTTTCCCGAATCAAAGGGGGGAGATCAATGGCAAGAATAATTAAATAGATGAAAACAACTAAAAACATAGCCCGTCTCCTTTCTTTAAACGGACTGCGACCGGTAAGGCCCGGAGCCGGAGGCCTTGGGGCTGGACTGTGATTCGGAATCATGAGACGGCTTTGCTCCGGAATTTGGCCGGGATTTTGAACTGTTCTGCGCTCTGGAATCGGAAGGGGACTTCGAGCCGGACTGCGGTGCGGAGTCTGTCTTTGCGCCGGAGGAACTGCTTCGGTTTTCTGTTCCGCTTTGTCTTTTCCGAGTCATTCCGCGGAACTTTGCGATGACTAACGTGACAAGCGGCAGAATAATCTCAAAGATCGGCCAGACCAGCGGTACGATTTTCTGTCCGGATTCATTGTGGGCCAGTGCGTTTGGATACAGAATAAAACCGGTGGTTACCGCTAAAGCACCAATCAATAAAATCAGCCGCCGGTGATCCTGAAAGCGCAAAAGCTGTGCCGCGCTGAGGGTTGTAATATAATAAAGCCATGTTATCTTAAAAAATAACAGCGCAATCAAAATAAATGCAAAAACAATTTCCATGCGGCTGAGCGCTTGGGTTACACTGACCATGCGCAGCGTTTCAAAGGATGGCAGGGCGAAAAGCGAAATGGTATTCCCAAGAACGGCGATATCTCGCATAATAACGAGCAGAATGGTGATGCAGCCAATAATAACACCGCCCAAAAGCAAAGGGAAGAATCCTCGTTTTCCTGCATCTACATGATTTGTTGTCATTAAAAAGATAATGATTTCAGCGAACGGGATGGTGACGACAATATTTGTGGCCTGAATATACTTTTGGGGCTTGAGGTCCATCATGGGCAGAAAATTATCAAACTCCATCAGGTTTAGTGTGAGAAGAATCGTTGCGATGACAATCAATATACAAATCATTGTCATCATGAAGCCGTATTTTACCATCTGACGCAGCCCGCCCACATAGACGGCCCACGCGGAGGTTAAAAGGAACGTAAATGCGAGGACAACAAGCGGTGTCTTGGGCATGATGGTTGCTTTTACAAATTCACTTAAATCACTCAGATTCAAAGAAGTTAGGATCAAGAAGAACAGCACATACAGTGCGCTAAAGAATTTGCCCAGGTATTTTCCATACACGGTCTGCAAAATTCCAAACAAGTTCTTTGAAGGAAAGCTCTCAATCAGTCTGCTGTAAACCCATACCAGCGGGACACAGAAGATGAGGGCAAATAGGACTATGATCCAGGAGTCTTGACGGGTGATTGAAAGAAAGAAAGAGGACAACAGGGACGAAGACTGAATATAGCAAGCCATGGCAAACATAAAATCCAGACCATGGACCTTTTTCGATTCCGGTTTCATTCATGACCCTCTCTCATATTTAAAGATTCCGAAATTTTACCGCTGGAACTCAAATTGGTTTCTACCTCCAGCTCCAGGCGAATTTTGGGGTAGATGGCCGCCCAGGCGTTCTCCATGTTTTTCCACTGCTTTGGGTGGTATTTATGAATATGGGCGCCAATTCCGTAAATGTCGGAGCGCAGTCGCTGCGATTCAGCAAAGCAGGCTTTGATTTTGGTTTCCAGATCCGCCTTTGCCTTTTCATTGAGAAGTGGAATCACCTTATTAATGTCCATGCTGCGAAAATTTTGCAGCTCGCCGATCGAGAGGTTTGTATTGATTTTTAGCTTATAGGTGATGTTTCCCTGATCGTCCAGCTGGATTTCTTTTTTACAGATGGATTTTGTGATTTTCAGGCTGGCATTGCCAAGCTCTGTAATCAGCTCTACGCTTCCGCCATCTACTTCGCCCATGCTGAGCATATAGCCCTGCATTTGGTACATATCGAGCATTCCAACCATAATGTCATCCTTAAAAACAGCCATGCCGCAAAAATTCAGGGTTTGCTGCTTGTTTTCTTCCTTTCGCTCCACAACCAACGTTACGGGAGCGGTGGAGTGGTCCACCAGGCGGGAGGTGAACTGCAGCATGTTTGTGCTGGTATACGGAGAGATTGCCCTTTCGTTCTGTATCATTCTGGATAAGGCGATAGAAGGAATTTTATCCTGCTCGGTTTGAGTGCTTAAAATGCTTCTCGCGTCATCCTTTGCTACCAGAATCCAAACCTCCATGCGGGTTTCCGCATTTCTCATAAAGGTGTCAAGATAAGGCTTTACTCCAGCCTTCGCCACGCCGCTGCCAAAGAGGATTACCTGATTGTGTTGAAGAAAAAGCTCACGGCTGTTTCCGTACCGCAGCGTGTCCATTCCGCCAATAATAAATCGGTTTTTCGTTTCTCTGATCAAGTAGGGGGAAGTGTTGTTTCCGCCGTCCTCTTTCTTTGAGCCGTTCTGAACCGTTGCAATCTGAAAACTGAGATCCAGCTGTCCGGGATTCTTGCTGGTGTCGATTCCGACGCCGGTGACGATGGAAAGGCCGTCCAGCTCTTTATTGTCCCAGCAGCCCGTCATGCACAGAAGAACGCTGCATAACAGCATGGAAAAAATGAGTTTGAGCTTTTGTTTCATGATCCATCCTCCCCGGAGCCGGAATTCCCGGATTCACCGCTGGGGGTTGCGGCAGGGCGAGGATTGGGAGGAATGAAAAACCGTCTGCGGGTCATATCGTGTTTTGCCAGGCGTGCGGGGCGCCTTGTCATCACCCATAGGGGCATGCGGATGACGCCATCCTCCAGATCCCTTGAGAGAGAGAATCCGTTAAAATAGGTGGTGCCGAAGGAAGAAAGCGAACCAAGATGGACCAGAAGCCCCAAAAAACACAGGCAGATTCCGTAGCCGCCCAGTGCGGCAGCGAAAACCATTGTGATCAGGCGCAAAATAGCCATGGAGTCATTCTGCTCCGGTACGACAAAACCGGCCACGGAAGTCAAAGCAATGGTGATGACCATTGGTGCGCCTACCAGACCGGCGGAAACGGCGGCGTCACCCATAATCAGCGCACCTACAATGCTCACAGCTTGGCCGACCGGGCGCGGCAGGCGCAAACCGGCCTCCCGCAATACTTCAAAGGCGAAAATCATGAGCAGTGCTTCCAAAAATGCGGGGAATGGGGTGCCCTCTCGGGCGCTGGCGATCGTCAGCAGCAGCGTAGTGGGAATCAGCTCCTGATGAAAGGTGGTCAGAGCAATATAAATTGCGGGGAGAAAGACGGAGAAATTATATGCAATATAGCGTAGAATGCGCAGGAGGCTGGCAAACAGCGGGCGAATATAATAGTCCTCTGCACTCTGGAAGGTTTCAATGAACAGCAGGGGAGCGGTCAGTACAAAAGGACTGCCGTCTGCAATGATCGCGACTCTGCCTTCCAGTATTTTCGCCGCGGCAACGTCTGGCTTTTCGGTATACCCGACGGTGGAAAAAATGGAAAACGGGGCATCCTCAATGTATTCCTCTAAATAACCGGAATCTAAAACAGAGTCCACATCCAGCCTTTTGAGTCTTTCACGCACCTCGTTTACCACCTCGGGTCGGGCCACTCCCTCCAGGTATGAAATGCACACGTTAGTCAGTGTTTTTCGTCCGATTGTCATCTGCTCCATGCGCAGGCTGGGGCTTTTGATTTTACGGCGAAGCAGAGAGGTGTTTGTTCGAAAATTTTCGGTAAAGCCTTCGCGCGGGCCGCGTACTACAGACTCTGTTTCCGGCTCGGTAACGCCGCGCTTTTCCCAGCCCTTGGCGCTGACTCCCAGACCAATCGCGCATCCTTCTACCAGAATCACGGCGTCGCCGGAAAGAATGCCGGCGGCCACCTGAGAAAGCTTTAACAGAGTTTGGGTATCACCAGAGCAGAGAATTTTTTCCTGCAGCTGGCTGATGCGCTCCCTTCCGTCCTGTCTGGAGGAGGGGACGGTATATTCCATAGATAAAATGGGGTACAGAATTTCGTCCGAGATCACCTTTTGATTGATCAGTCCGTCTACAAACAGCAGAGCGGCAGGGCATTCCCTGTTTTTTCCAAGACAAAACCGGTGTATTTTGATATCACCGCTGTTTCCCAATAAATGTTGAACGTATGTCAGATTCTCCTCGAGCCGGTCCGAAATTTCCGGATCTTTGGAATCCGTTTTCTTTTCTGGCTCCTTCTTTTTTTCATTTTCCTGATTCGCGCTGTTGCGATGGCTGTAAAACCCAATTTTACGCTGAAATAGATTCCATATCATGGAGGTCCCTTCCTTTCCCAAGGATATTTTTCTAGTATTGCAGAAAAGAGAGGAATCATACGGAATCAGGCGCGGCAGTGCTTATTTTATTGTTTATTGCATTTTGCGCACTATATATATGTTACGTGTTGACATTTCATACAAGATAGTGTATATTAAAGAAAAGGAATCCGATAAGGAGGGATCTGCATGAACGAGAACGTCATCGTTACCGGCGGGACATTAGATGAGAAGGAACTGATGAATTACATTCGTTATGTACACGAAAACAATCCGGGCCGGCACATTAAGTCTATGGAAGTAGAATTGGACGGAGAGTTTGTCAATTTAAAATATGAGCTTGAGCCGGTACCTTTTGATCGAATTCGTCGAATTACCGGTTATCTGGTGGGCGGTACAGACCGTTGGAACGACGCAAAGCTGGCGGAGCTGAACGACCGTGTGGTTCACGGCACGGGCAGGTCTTTCTTATAATTTTATGAATACCAAAAGAATTCTCCCACCGGCTATGCCGGTGGGAGAATTGCTTTTGGTATTCACTGTCGGCGGCTTGCCGTATCCGAAAAACAGATCGTTACCGCAACTGTTTTTCGAAGCTCAATACACTTTATGGATGCTTTTCTTTGAGAAATGAAAAGGGAGTCAACAGATTGTTGACTCCCTTTTCTAAAACACCCATGCAATCATGTTCCAAAAGCATCGCCCGAACCTTTTGGAACACATGGAATATTTTTATCAGACCCCCGCCAGAACGGGTCACTCCTGCAGAGCAGAAGTTTATGTATATGCCACAATAATAGCACGATTTTATCAGGCTGTCAATCCTTTTTACACAAATCCAGCTCAATTTTAATAGCTTCCATCACCTGTACCCACGGTGGGATTTTTGTGTCGATCGTGTCAATCCGATTACTCAGGCGATTCTTCGAAATACAGCGCATTTGCTCAATAAGAATGACTCCGCGCACGGGGCAATCCGGCTTCAGTCTGCGAATATAAATGTGGGTGGGCAGCTTTGCTTTTGTTTCGTCGGTAATCGGCGCCACAATTGTAGTGGGGCTGTGCAGGTTGCCCTTGTCGTTTTGCAGCACAATAGCAGGGCGGAACTTGTCCTGCTCAGAGCCAATGTTCCGGCCAAAGTTGCAGTGATAAATTTCTCCCTTTTTCACGACCAGAGAATTCGGTGTGTTCCGAAACTTGTACTTATACTTTTCTTCAAACCACAGTGCGTAATCGGTGACTTCGGTCAGCCATCGGGCGCTGTGATTTTTCAGCCTGTCGTCTTCGGTAATCATCTTCAAAAGACGCGAAAACGTATCCCTGATTTCCTGCATCCTCGCTTTTTCTGTGTCAGCCGGCACCAAAGCCCCCCCTTTATTTCTTCTTTCATATATATTACGACAACTTTTCATTCTAGTAAATATCTTTACGGATTATTCAGAGAAATTCTTTGAATATTTTTGGTGTTTTTTTATTTTCTATACGAAAAGATCTTTACAATAGAAGAACAGCCCAAATATTTTAGTAATCAGGAAAAATCTTCTCTTGCCGCTCATATCATTGAAGTAGAGTCAATCAATTGTCTCAGCATTCAACGGAAGACAATAAGCGGGCTTCTCTCAACCACAGGTGGGGAAGCAGTTTTATTTTAAAGTTGAATGTCTATGGCAGAAAATGAGCAGCAAACGGAGGGGCGGGACATGTCGTTTGGATTGGCGCTTTCGGGCGGAGGAATTCGCGGCGCGGCACATGTAGGGGTTCTTTTGGCTCTGGAGGAAGCGGGCATGGTGCCCGACTCCATAGCGGGTGCCAGCGCGGGCGGAATCGTGGCGGGGCTTTACGCGGCAGGGTACTCAGCGCACGAGCTGCGCGGGATTGTGCAGGAGCTGGCAGGAGGAGGTCGTTCTCTTCTGGACCCGGATTATTGGGGCCTAATTCGGACAGTACCACAACTGCTGACCGGTAGAGAGGTGAAGCTTTCCGGATTTTTAAAGGGCAATCGTTTGGAGGATTACCTGTGCGGATTGACGGGTGGGAAAATGATGCGTGATCTGAACATGCTCACGGTGATTCCCTGTGCGGATCTCAATTCCGGCCTGACAATCGCGTGTACCAGCCACCTGCGCGGCGTTCAGCAGTTGGAGCGCGTGCGCTGGAGCTCGGGCCTGCGCATTTGTGAGGTGCTGCGGGCTACCTCGGCGGTACCGGCGGTATTCCGGCCAAAACTGATCGGCGAGCTTTGCTTGGTGGACGGCGGCGTGACGGATATACTGCCGGTGAACCTGCTGATTGCTGCTGGGGAGCCGAACGTGCTGGCGGTAGACGTAGGGAAGGAGTACCGCATGCCTGAGCAGATCAATATTTGGGAAGTGCCTACTCACTCTTTGTCTGTTATGCAGGAACGCCTTCAGGAGTATGTGGCACACGGAGAGAAACTGCAACTGACACCGCACCTGCCGGATCACACCCGGCTGCTGGACTTTGGTAAAATGGAAGCCTGTATGGATGCCGGTTACGAAGAAACAAAACGCAGGCTGCCAGAAATTAAAAATCTGTTTTCCCCGTCCTACCCCGGCTCCCGGCGGGTGTTTCGTACCCGGCCTTAAGCAGCCGAGGCATTGTGTTTCTGTATAGAAAAAGTGTTCCGTTTATTGGCCTGACCGATCTTCTGTTCCTGAAAAATTCCCCGGTATTCCACACAGAGCCTTGCTCTGTGTGGAATACCGGGGGATTTTCTTTGAGGTACATTTTTATTGACAAATCCATTGTGGTATAGTAACATGAAGTTAACTTCACAAGAAGTAAGCTTCATGTTAAGGGAAAAGGAGATTATGAAAACAAGAGTGAAAGAATTGCGGGCAGCGGCTCAATTAACACAACAACAGTTGGCAGATTTGGTGCATGTTTCTTCCAGAACGATCATTTCGATTGAAAAAGAGCAGTATAGTCCTTCTCTGATGCTGGCGTACCGAATGGCCGAAGTGTTTGGAACGACAGTAGAGCATTTGTGTTGTTTAAAAGAAAACAAAGAATGGGAGGATATACAATATGAAGATTTATAATCGAAAGGGTCTTATTTGGGGGATCGTTTGGACGCTGTTGGCGGTCTTTAATCTAACTCATGAAATCATTTCACCAAATGATTTTTTGATGGGACAAATCAAAGACGTGTTGTTTTCCGTTGCGCTTCTCATCATTGGAATTGTGGGATTTGTTCGGGCCTTTTCCAAACAGGCGACCAGAGAGGACAAAGTCGAAGAGGCAGATGAACGAAACAGACTGGTCGCGTTAAAGAGCAAAGCACGAGCGTTTGATATTCTGCAGGCGTTCCTGCTAGTGGCTGTGGTGGTTTTTGCCGCTGCTTACAAGATTACCGGAAATATCGCGTGGATTCCCTTTCTGATTGCCGTTGCAGTCTTATGGAATATCAGCTTTTTGTTGGATATTATCGCAAGCATTTATTATGAAAAGCATAGTTAGAGATCACACAGAAACTGCATGAAATAGTTTCTAAAAATGGGAAGGGGTACCGCCGACATGACCGGCGGTACCCCTTCTTTTAAAATAAAACTATTCTTTCAATTTTACTGCGTGAATCAGAACTTTTTCGGCAAAAATCCGATCTTCTTCATCACCTTGCTCAGCGTGCGGACAGAAATTGCCAGCGCCTGCTGTGCGCCTTCGGTATAGCACTGTTCCAGGTAGGCCTTGTCGGCAATTAGGCGCTCATACTGCTCCTGCATTGGGCGCAGCTCCTCAATGACCGCCTCCGCTACGCGCAGCTTAAAGTCACCGTAGCCCTTGCCCTCGAACTCCGCTTCAATCTGCTCGTTCGTCAGGCCGGTAACGCTAGAGTAAATCCCCATCAGGTTGTTTACGCCGTCCTTGTCCGGGGCAAAGTGAACCCTGGCTTCGCTGTCGGTAATGGCACGTTTGAATTTGCGCACGATATCATCCGGCTTGTCGAGTACGGCTACATAGCCGTTGGCGTTCTCGTCGGATTTCGACATCTTGCGCGTCGGCTCCTGTAGTGACATGATGCGCGCACCGACTTTCGGAATATATGGTTCCGGTACGGTGAAGGTGGGGCTGTAAGCGCCGTTAAAGCGTTCGGCGATATTGCGGGCCAGCTCCAAGTGCTGCTTCTGGTCGGCACCGACCGGCACGAGGTTCGACTGGTACAGCAGAATATCCGCCGCCATCAGGCTGGGGTAGGTGAACAGTCCGGCATTGATGTTATCTGCGTGTTTGGCTGATTTATCTTTGAACTGCGTCATACGCGAAAGCTCACCGAACTGCGTGTAGCAGTTCAGAATCCAGGCCAGCTCCGCGTGGGTGTGAACGTGGCTCTGCAAAAAGAAGGGGTTTTTCTGCGGGTCGATTCCGCAGGCAAGAAAGAGGGCGTAGGCCTCCAGCGTGTGGCGGCGGAACGCGGCCGGGTCTTGGCGAACGGTAATGGTGTGCAGGTCAGCCAGTGCGAATACGCAGCGGTAATCCTCCTGCATCGTCACCCAGTTTTTAATCGCGCCCAGGTAGTTGCCCAGAGTAATGGTGCCGCTGGGTTGTACGGCGCTGAAAATAATCTGTTTCGGTTGGGTTTCTGTTTCCATATGAACGGGACTCCTATCTTTTATTTGGTGCGCAGCTCTTTGGCGAGCTGGCCCAATATTTCAATGCCTTTTGACAGCTGTTCGTTGGTGGGGGCGGTGTAATTGATGCGGAACGACTGGCACGGCTGGGTTTCATCCACCAAAAAGGCGTTGCCGGGCACAACGCAAACCTTGCGTTCCATCGCCTTGCGGCAGAAATCTATCATGTTAATATCGTCCGGCAGGCGGCACCACAAAAACAGACCGCCCTCAATCGGCTCCCAGGTGATGTTCGGGGCCAGGTAGCGTTCGGCCAGCTCCAGCAGCAGCTTTGCTTTTTCGCGGTAGACTCCGCGGATACGGTCAAGGTGCGCTGCAAAATCATAGCTGGTCAGCAGCTCCTCACAGATCAGCTGTGACCAGATGTTTGTGTGAACATCCTCACCCTGCTTGCAGACGACCATTTTCTGAACGATTGGCTTCGGCGCCAGCGTATAGCCAACGCGCATGCCAGGAGAAATCACCTTGGAGAAGGAGCCGGCGTAAATCACAAGACCATCCTCGTCCAGTGCCTTAATCGGTGCGATCTCTTCACCTGCAAAACGCAGGTCACCATAGGGGTTATCCTCCAGAATCAGCACGCCGAACCGCTTGGCCAGCTCATAAACACCACGGCGCTTTTCTGCGCTCATCGTAATGCCGGAGGGATTCTGGAAGTTTGGGATCGTATAAATGAACT
Above is a window of Faecalispora anaeroviscerum DNA encoding:
- a CDS encoding type II toxin-antitoxin system PemK/MazF family toxin, with amino-acid sequence MPADTEKARMQEIRDTFSRLLKMITEDDRLKNHSARWLTEVTDYALWFEEKYKYKFRNTPNSLVVKKGEIYHCNFGRNIGSEQDKFRPAIVLQNDKGNLHSPTTIVAPITDETKAKLPTHIYIRRLKPDCPVRGVILIEQMRCISKNRLSNRIDTIDTKIPPWVQVMEAIKIELDLCKKD
- the trpS gene encoding tryptophan--tRNA ligase; the protein is METETQPKQIIFSAVQPSGTITLGNYLGAIKNWVTMQEDYRCVFALADLHTITVRQDPAAFRRHTLEAYALFLACGIDPQKNPFFLQSHVHTHAELAWILNCYTQFGELSRMTQFKDKSAKHADNINAGLFTYPSLMAADILLYQSNLVPVGADQKQHLELARNIAERFNGAYSPTFTVPEPYIPKVGARIMSLQEPTRKMSKSDENANGYVAVLDKPDDIVRKFKRAITDSEARVHFAPDKDGVNNLMGIYSSVTGLTNEQIEAEFEGKGYGDFKLRVAEAVIEELRPMQEQYERLIADKAYLEQCYTEGAQQALAISVRTLSKVMKKIGFLPKKF
- a CDS encoding Ger(x)C family spore germination protein, whose amino-acid sequence is MKQKLKLIFSMLLCSVLLCMTGCWDNKELDGLSIVTGVGIDTSKNPGQLDLSFQIATVQNGSKKEDGGNNTSPYLIRETKNRFIIGGMDTLRYGNSRELFLQHNQVILFGSGVAKAGVKPYLDTFMRNAETRMEVWILVAKDDARSILSTQTEQDKIPSIALSRMIQNERAISPYTSTNMLQFTSRLVDHSTAPVTLVVERKEENKQQTLNFCGMAVFKDDIMVGMLDMYQMQGYMLSMGEVDGGSVELITELGNASLKITKSICKKEIQLDDQGNITYKLKINTNLSIGELQNFRSMDINKVIPLLNEKAKADLETKIKACFAESQRLRSDIYGIGAHIHKYHPKQWKNMENAWAAIYPKIRLELEVETNLSSSGKISESLNMREGHE
- a CDS encoding patatin-like phospholipase family protein; protein product: MSFGLALSGGGIRGAAHVGVLLALEEAGMVPDSIAGASAGGIVAGLYAAGYSAHELRGIVQELAGGGRSLLDPDYWGLIRTVPQLLTGREVKLSGFLKGNRLEDYLCGLTGGKMMRDLNMLTVIPCADLNSGLTIACTSHLRGVQQLERVRWSSGLRICEVLRATSAVPAVFRPKLIGELCLVDGGVTDILPVNLLIAAGEPNVLAVDVGKEYRMPEQINIWEVPTHSLSVMQERLQEYVAHGEKLQLTPHLPDHTRLLDFGKMEACMDAGYEETKRRLPEIKNLFSPSYPGSRRVFRTRP
- a CDS encoding spore germination protein is translated as MIWNLFQRKIGFYSHRNSANQENEKKKEPEKKTDSKDPEISDRLEENLTYVQHLLGNSGDIKIHRFCLGKNRECPAALLFVDGLINQKVISDEILYPILSMEYTVPSSRQDGRERISQLQEKILCSGDTQTLLKLSQVAAGILSGDAVILVEGCAIGLGVSAKGWEKRGVTEPETESVVRGPREGFTENFRTNTSLLRRKIKSPSLRMEQMTIGRKTLTNVCISYLEGVARPEVVNEVRERLKRLDVDSVLDSGYLEEYIEDAPFSIFSTVGYTEKPDVAAAKILEGRVAIIADGSPFVLTAPLLFIETFQSAEDYYIRPLFASLLRILRYIAYNFSVFLPAIYIALTTFHQELIPTTLLLTIASAREGTPFPAFLEALLMIFAFEVLREAGLRLPRPVGQAVSIVGALIMGDAAVSAGLVGAPMVITIALTSVAGFVVPEQNDSMAILRLITMVFAAALGGYGICLCFLGLLVHLGSLSSFGTTYFNGFSLSRDLEDGVIRMPLWVMTRRPARLAKHDMTRRRFFIPPNPRPAATPSGESGNSGSGEDGS
- a CDS encoding DUF2178 domain-containing protein; translation: MKIYNRKGLIWGIVWTLLAVFNLTHEIISPNDFLMGQIKDVLFSVALLIIGIVGFVRAFSKQATREDKVEEADERNRLVALKSKARAFDILQAFLLVAVVVFAAAYKITGNIAWIPFLIAVAVLWNISFLLDIIASIYYEKHS
- a CDS encoding helix-turn-helix transcriptional regulator, which translates into the protein MKTRVKELRAAAQLTQQQLADLVHVSSRTIISIEKEQYSPSLMLAYRMAEVFGTTVEHLCCLKENKEWEDIQYEDL
- the nrdD gene encoding anaerobic ribonucleoside-triphosphate reductase, whose amino-acid sequence is MNENVIVTGGTLDEKELMNYIRYVHENNPGRHIKSMEVELDGEFVNLKYELEPVPFDRIRRITGYLVGGTDRWNDAKLAELNDRVVHGTGRSFL
- a CDS encoding GerAB/ArcD/ProY family transporter translates to MKPESKKVHGLDFMFAMACYIQSSSLLSSFFLSITRQDSWIIVLFALIFCVPLVWVYSRLIESFPSKNLFGILQTVYGKYLGKFFSALYVLFFLILTSLNLSDLSEFVKATIMPKTPLVVLAFTFLLTSAWAVYVGGLRQMVKYGFMMTMICILIVIATILLTLNLMEFDNFLPMMDLKPQKYIQATNIVVTIPFAEIIIFLMTTNHVDAGKRGFFPLLLGGVIIGCITILLVIMRDIAVLGNTISLFALPSFETLRMVSVTQALSRMEIVFAFILIALLFFKITWLYYITTLSAAQLLRFQDHRRLILLIGALAVTTGFILYPNALAHNESGQKIVPLVWPIFEIILPLVTLVIAKFRGMTRKRQSGTENRSSSSGAKTDSAPQSGSKSPSDSRAQNSSKSRPNSGAKPSHDSESQSSPKASGSGPYRSQSV
- a CDS encoding aminotransferase-like domain-containing protein, which translates into the protein MEYLFSDRVQTLKPSAIREILKSATAPGMISLSVGNPAPEAFPAKEIGEISSRIFQQRPIDALQYNVTEGYPPLRQTLTSYLKEKHGAGRDFDDLLITSGAQQVMDLTTKSLCNAGDVVICEAPSFIGSLNSFRSYQVRLRGVPMESDGIDLVELERALREEPTAKFIYTIPNFQNPSGITMSAEKRRGVYELAKRFGVLILEDNPYGDLRFAGEEIAPIKALDEDGLVIYAGSFSKVISPGMRVGYTLAPKPIVQKMVVCKQGEDVHTNIWSQLICEELLTSYDFAAHLDRIRGVYREKAKLLLELAERYLAPNITWEPIEGGLFLWCRLPDDINMIDFCRKAMERKVCVVPGNAFLVDETQPCQSFRINYTAPTNEQLSKGIEILGQLAKELRTK